A window from Pseudonocardia cypriaca encodes these proteins:
- a CDS encoding TIGR03620 family F420-dependent LLM class oxidoreductase: MTDVTRSEVGIWTFAFDGEPAGRVREAAAEIEELGYGAIWYGEAFGRDTVSQGWLLLSATRRLTVASGIANVALRDPMALAGAERALGEAFPGRYVLGLGGHRVDDTVREFAGYPMPALGNAAAAMRAYLDAMDAVPAHSPVPDPAPLRVLAALGPKMLALAAERAQGAHPYFVSVDHTARAREIMGPDAFLAVEQGVVLDADATRAREIATAHVAGYVSMAPHQEANVRRLGFGDEDILAGPSRRLVDAIVAHGDVESIQKRVQEHLDAGADHVCVQALTADPAALPLPEWRELAPALLSGSRATSPAP; encoded by the coding sequence ATGACAGACGTGACACGGAGCGAGGTCGGTATCTGGACCTTCGCCTTCGACGGCGAGCCCGCCGGCCGGGTACGGGAGGCGGCCGCCGAGATCGAGGAGCTCGGCTACGGCGCGATCTGGTACGGCGAGGCGTTCGGGCGCGACACGGTGAGCCAGGGATGGCTGCTGCTGTCGGCCACGCGGCGCCTCACCGTCGCCTCCGGGATCGCCAACGTCGCGCTGCGGGACCCGATGGCCTTGGCAGGTGCCGAGCGGGCGCTGGGTGAGGCGTTCCCCGGCCGCTACGTCCTCGGCCTCGGCGGCCATCGCGTCGACGACACCGTGCGGGAGTTCGCCGGCTACCCGATGCCGGCGCTGGGGAACGCCGCAGCGGCGATGCGCGCCTACCTGGACGCGATGGACGCCGTCCCCGCGCACAGCCCGGTCCCGGATCCGGCACCACTCCGGGTGCTCGCCGCACTCGGCCCGAAGATGTTGGCGCTCGCCGCCGAACGCGCCCAGGGCGCCCACCCGTACTTCGTGTCCGTCGACCACACCGCGCGAGCACGCGAGATCATGGGCCCGGACGCGTTCCTGGCCGTGGAACAGGGCGTGGTGCTCGACGCCGACGCCACCCGGGCCCGCGAGATCGCCACGGCGCACGTCGCCGGCTACGTCTCGATGGCCCCGCACCAGGAGGCCAACGTGCGCCGGCTGGGCTTCGGCGACGAGGACATCCTCGCCGGCCCGAGCAGGCGGCTGGTGGACGCGATCGTGGCCCACGGCGACGTCGAGTCGATCCAGAAGCGCGTGCAGGAGCACCTCGACGCCGGAGCGGACCACGTCTGCGTCCAGGCGCTCACCGCCGACCCGGCGGCGCTGCCGCTACCCGAGTGGCGCGAGCTGGCCCCGGCACTGCTCAGCGGAAGTCGCGCGACTTCACCGGCACCGTGA
- a CDS encoding aminoglycoside phosphotransferase family protein, with the protein MELPDVVRAKAEQAGAGAWVAGLAALVAGLERDWGITVGRAYPDPTEAYVAEAQLADGTPAVLKLLVPRPGQAADEITVLRLADGAGCVRLLASDVARSALLLDRLGPSMYELGLPIERRLEIMCALAARLWRPAPDAGLRTGAEKGRWLVEHILRTWRDLGGPCSRAAVDHALVCADRRVAAHRPERAVLVHGDVHQWNTLQTRDGGFALVDPDGLLAEPEYDLGILMREDPVELMEGDPRERARRLAERTGCDPVAIWEWGVVERVSTGLLATAIGLQPVGSQMLAAADAIART; encoded by the coding sequence GTGGAGCTGCCGGACGTCGTGCGGGCGAAGGCGGAGCAGGCGGGCGCGGGCGCGTGGGTGGCCGGGCTCGCCGCCCTGGTGGCCGGGCTGGAGCGCGACTGGGGCATCACGGTCGGCCGGGCGTATCCCGACCCGACCGAGGCCTACGTCGCCGAGGCGCAGCTCGCCGACGGAACGCCCGCCGTGCTGAAGCTGCTCGTCCCGCGCCCCGGGCAGGCCGCCGACGAGATCACCGTGCTGCGGCTCGCCGACGGCGCGGGGTGCGTGCGGCTCCTCGCGTCGGACGTCGCGCGCAGCGCCCTGCTGCTCGACCGGCTCGGCCCGTCGATGTACGAGCTGGGCTTGCCGATCGAGCGCCGGCTGGAGATCATGTGCGCCCTCGCGGCGCGGCTGTGGCGGCCGGCCCCGGACGCGGGCCTGCGCACCGGCGCGGAGAAGGGCCGGTGGCTCGTCGAGCACATCCTTCGCACGTGGCGCGACCTCGGCGGGCCGTGCTCCCGCGCTGCCGTCGACCACGCGCTCGTCTGCGCGGACCGGCGTGTCGCCGCGCACCGGCCGGAGCGGGCGGTGCTGGTGCACGGCGACGTCCACCAGTGGAACACCCTGCAGACCCGCGACGGCGGGTTCGCCCTCGTCGACCCGGACGGCCTGCTCGCCGAGCCCGAGTACGACCTCGGGATCCTGATGCGCGAGGACCCAGTCGAGCTCATGGAGGGCGACCCCCGCGAGCGCGCCCGCCGGCTCGCGGAGCGCACCGGCTGCGACCCCGTGGCGATCTGGGAGTGGGGTGTCGTCGAGCGGGTCTCGACGGGCCTGCTCGCCACGGCGATCGGCCTCCAGCCGGTGGGTTCGCAGATGCTGGCTGCGGCCGACGCGATCGCCCGCACCTGA
- a CDS encoding error-prone DNA polymerase, producing the protein MGWNNPDVPWHELEAALSGRAWNGGNLSGGPEADGGDSPAWSRKREPYVAPPVGTPGARVPYAELHCHSNFSFLDGASHPEELVEEAARLGLDAIALTDHDGMYGVVRFAEAAAELGVRTVFGAELSLGLTAPQNGVADPEGNHLLLLARGPEGYRALCRTISTAQLRGQEKGRPIYDVDEVVADTAGQVLVLTGCRKGSVQQALRAGGRDAAGKELRRLVERFGADHVAVELTHAALPTDTELNDVLAELALDAGLPTVATTAAHYATPRRFPLATALAAVRARRSLDEVDGWLPPAGTAHLRSGAEMAARFDTRYPGAVARAAEIGTACAFPIRLVAPDLPPFDVPAGHTEASWLWELVQRGMMLRYGSHAEHPEAVETIRREFEIIKKKNFPGYFLIVHDIVEFCRKADILCQGRGSAANSAVCYALGITNVDAVAMGLLFERFLSPAREGYPDIDLDIESGRREEVIQYVYAKYGRGCAAQVANVITYRPRSAVRDMAKAFGFSPGQQDAWSKQIERWGGPVADVPVEIPDQVVGLANELLGFPRHLGIHSGGMVICDRPVSEVVPVEWARMPGRTVVQWDKDDCAYAGLVKFDLLGLGMLTALHLMLDLVEEHHGKKIQLHELQPTDPDVFAMLARADSVGVFQVESRAQMATLPRLKPRVFYDLVVEVALIRPGPIQGGSVHPYVRRRNKLEEWDYDHPLLKGALEKTLGVPLFQEQLMQIAVDVAGFSAGDADELRRAMGAKRSEEKMERLRDRFFAGMTANGITGEVAIRIFRKMIAFANFGFPESHAISFASLVYYSAWFKLYYPAAFCAALLNAQPMGFYSPQSLVADARRHGVLTRGADVNLGRAEAILQPDPLSTGGQAVRLGLAEVRGIGLELAEQIDAERDRGGPYRDLADLARRVRLTVPQAEALATAGAFGSFGIDRRSALWAAGVVAAVRPEQLPGTAVGLEAPALPGLTDVELTAADVWATGVSPGTHPMQHLREKLEALGAVRIDALDAIGRAVPPGDPEHDMPRVLVGGLVTHRQRPATARGVTFLNLEDEGGMLNVTCSEGLWARYRTVALSSTALLVRGRLERSPEGVLNLVADRLQKLALTVPVKSRDFR; encoded by the coding sequence GTGGGCTGGAACAACCCGGACGTCCCGTGGCACGAGCTGGAGGCCGCGCTGTCGGGGCGTGCCTGGAACGGCGGGAACCTCTCCGGCGGGCCGGAGGCCGACGGCGGCGACAGCCCGGCGTGGTCGCGCAAGCGGGAGCCGTACGTCGCCCCGCCGGTGGGCACGCCGGGTGCCCGCGTGCCGTACGCCGAGCTGCACTGCCACTCCAACTTCAGCTTCCTCGACGGCGCGAGCCACCCCGAGGAGCTGGTGGAGGAGGCGGCGCGGCTGGGGCTGGACGCGATCGCGCTCACCGACCACGACGGCATGTACGGCGTGGTCCGGTTCGCCGAGGCGGCCGCCGAGCTGGGCGTCCGCACGGTCTTCGGCGCCGAGCTGTCCCTCGGCCTCACCGCCCCGCAGAACGGGGTGGCCGACCCGGAGGGCAACCACCTGCTGCTGCTCGCCCGCGGGCCGGAGGGCTACCGCGCGCTGTGCCGCACGATCAGCACCGCCCAGCTGCGTGGGCAGGAGAAGGGGCGGCCGATCTACGACGTCGACGAGGTGGTCGCCGACACCGCGGGCCAGGTCCTGGTGCTCACCGGCTGCCGCAAGGGCAGCGTGCAGCAGGCGTTGCGCGCCGGTGGGCGCGACGCCGCCGGCAAGGAGCTGCGCAGGCTCGTCGAGCGGTTCGGGGCCGACCACGTGGCCGTCGAGCTCACCCACGCCGCGCTGCCCACCGACACCGAGCTGAACGACGTGCTCGCCGAGCTGGCCCTCGACGCCGGGCTGCCCACGGTGGCCACCACCGCGGCCCACTACGCCACCCCGCGCCGGTTCCCGCTGGCCACGGCGCTGGCCGCGGTGCGGGCGCGGCGCAGCCTCGACGAGGTCGACGGCTGGCTGCCGCCCGCCGGCACCGCCCACCTGCGCTCCGGCGCTGAGATGGCGGCCCGGTTCGACACCCGCTACCCGGGCGCGGTCGCGCGGGCCGCGGAGATCGGCACCGCCTGCGCGTTCCCGATCCGCCTCGTCGCGCCGGACCTGCCGCCGTTCGACGTCCCGGCGGGTCACACCGAGGCGAGCTGGCTGTGGGAGCTGGTCCAGCGCGGGATGATGCTCCGCTACGGCAGCCACGCCGAGCACCCGGAAGCCGTCGAGACGATCCGGCGCGAGTTCGAGATCATCAAGAAGAAGAACTTCCCCGGCTACTTCCTGATCGTCCACGACATCGTCGAGTTCTGCCGCAAGGCCGACATCCTCTGCCAGGGCCGCGGCTCGGCGGCCAACTCCGCCGTCTGCTACGCGCTGGGCATCACCAACGTCGACGCCGTGGCGATGGGGCTGCTCTTCGAGCGCTTCCTCTCCCCGGCGCGCGAGGGCTACCCGGACATCGACCTCGACATCGAGTCCGGCCGCCGCGAGGAGGTCATCCAGTACGTCTACGCCAAGTACGGGCGCGGGTGCGCCGCCCAGGTGGCCAACGTCATCACCTACCGGCCGCGCTCGGCCGTCCGCGACATGGCGAAGGCGTTCGGTTTCTCGCCGGGCCAGCAGGACGCGTGGAGCAAGCAGATCGAGCGCTGGGGCGGCCCGGTCGCCGACGTGCCCGTCGAGATACCCGACCAGGTGGTCGGGCTGGCCAACGAGCTGCTCGGCTTCCCGCGCCACCTCGGCATCCACTCCGGGGGCATGGTCATCTGCGACCGGCCGGTGTCGGAGGTGGTGCCCGTCGAGTGGGCGCGCATGCCCGGCCGCACCGTCGTGCAGTGGGACAAGGACGACTGCGCGTACGCGGGGCTCGTCAAGTTCGACCTGCTCGGGCTGGGCATGCTCACCGCGCTGCACCTCATGCTCGACCTGGTCGAGGAGCACCACGGGAAGAAGATCCAGCTGCACGAGCTGCAGCCCACCGACCCGGACGTCTTCGCGATGCTCGCGCGCGCCGACTCGGTCGGGGTGTTCCAGGTGGAGTCGCGGGCGCAGATGGCCACGCTGCCCCGGCTCAAGCCGCGGGTGTTCTACGACCTCGTCGTGGAGGTCGCGCTGATCCGGCCCGGCCCGATCCAGGGCGGTTCGGTGCACCCCTACGTGCGGCGGCGCAACAAGCTGGAGGAGTGGGACTACGACCACCCCCTCCTCAAGGGCGCGCTGGAGAAGACGCTCGGCGTACCGCTGTTCCAGGAGCAGCTCATGCAGATCGCCGTGGACGTCGCAGGCTTCTCCGCGGGCGACGCCGACGAGCTGCGCCGCGCGATGGGCGCCAAGCGGTCGGAGGAGAAGATGGAGCGGTTGCGCGACCGCTTCTTCGCCGGCATGACGGCCAACGGCATCACCGGCGAGGTGGCGATAAGGATCTTCCGCAAGATGATCGCGTTCGCCAACTTCGGCTTCCCGGAGAGCCACGCGATCAGCTTCGCGTCGCTCGTCTACTACAGCGCCTGGTTCAAGCTCTACTACCCGGCCGCGTTCTGCGCGGCGCTGCTCAACGCGCAGCCGATGGGCTTCTACTCGCCGCAGTCGCTGGTGGCCGACGCGCGCAGGCACGGCGTGCTCACCCGCGGCGCCGATGTCAACCTCGGGCGGGCCGAGGCGATCCTGCAACCCGACCCGCTCTCCACCGGCGGGCAGGCCGTCCGGCTCGGGCTCGCCGAGGTGCGGGGCATCGGCCTCGAGCTGGCCGAGCAGATCGACGCCGAGCGCGACCGGGGCGGGCCCTACCGCGACCTCGCCGACCTCGCCCGCCGCGTCCGGCTCACCGTCCCGCAGGCCGAGGCGCTCGCCACCGCCGGCGCGTTCGGCAGCTTCGGGATCGACCGGCGCTCGGCGCTGTGGGCGGCCGGGGTGGTCGCGGCGGTGCGTCCCGAGCAGTTGCCCGGCACCGCCGTCGGGCTGGAGGCGCCCGCCCTGCCCGGGCTCACCGACGTCGAGCTCACCGCAGCCGATGTCTGGGCCACCGGCGTCTCGCCCGGCACGCACCCCATGCAGCACCTGCGGGAGAAGCTCGAGGCCCTCGGCGCTGTCCGCATCGACGCCCTCGACGCCATCGGCCGCGCCGTCCCGCCCGGCGACCCGGAACACGACATGCCGCGGGTGCTGGTCGGCGGGCTCGTCACCCACCGGCAGCGGCCGGCCACCGCCCGCGGCGTCACCTTCCTGAACCTGGAGGACGAGGGCGGCATGCTCAACGTCACCTGCTCGGAGGGGCTGTGGGCGCGCTACCGCACGGTGGCGCTCAGCAGCACCGCCCTGCTCGTGCGCGGGCGGCTGGAACGCAGCCCGGAGGGCGTGCTCAACCTGGTGGCCGACCGGCTGCAGAAGCTGGCGCTCACGGTGCCGGTGAAGTCGCGCGACTTCCGCTGA
- the aspS gene encoding aspartate--tRNA(Asn) ligase — MSRTLTAQLPQHTGQRVTVQGWVHRRRRLSQVAFLVVRDRSGLAQVVIGDGTGRRQLDALGEETVVSVEGTVVANPKAPGGAELTDPRITVLGSATPPPVELWRPALTAGLPALLDHAPIAWRHPARAAVWQVAAASLRGFRRALDERGFTEIHSPKLVGGSTESGATVFTVDYFGRPAYLAQSPQFYKQMMVGVFERVYEVGPVFRAEPHDTVRHLAEYVSLDVELGFIDDHRDVLAVLRDVLAGMIDAVRGGAAEAGARLPEVPERIPVIHFRDALALVGADPDEPDLAPEHERRIGRWAVREFGSDFVAVEGFPARKRPFYTHPEPGDAGWTNSFDLLFRGLELVTGGQRLHEYADYARALADRGEPTDAYEPYLQAFRHGMPPHGGFAIGLERWTARLVGADNIRRTTLFPRDLHRLTP, encoded by the coding sequence ATGTCCCGCACGCTCACCGCACAACTGCCTCAGCACACCGGACAGCGCGTCACGGTGCAGGGGTGGGTCCACCGCCGAAGGCGCCTGTCCCAGGTGGCGTTCCTCGTGGTCCGCGACCGCAGCGGGCTCGCCCAGGTCGTGATCGGCGACGGGACGGGGCGCCGGCAGCTCGACGCACTCGGCGAGGAGACCGTCGTTTCCGTCGAGGGCACCGTGGTGGCCAACCCGAAGGCGCCCGGCGGCGCGGAGCTGACCGACCCGCGGATCACGGTGCTCGGTTCGGCCACCCCGCCGCCCGTGGAACTGTGGCGCCCGGCCCTGACCGCCGGGCTGCCCGCGCTGCTCGACCACGCCCCGATCGCCTGGCGCCACCCGGCCCGGGCGGCGGTGTGGCAGGTGGCAGCCGCGTCACTGCGCGGGTTCCGCCGCGCGCTGGACGAGCGCGGCTTCACCGAGATCCACTCACCGAAACTGGTGGGCGGCTCGACCGAGTCGGGCGCGACGGTGTTCACCGTCGACTACTTCGGCCGACCCGCCTACCTCGCGCAGTCCCCGCAGTTCTACAAGCAGATGATGGTGGGGGTGTTCGAGCGGGTCTACGAGGTCGGCCCGGTCTTCCGCGCCGAGCCCCACGACACGGTCCGGCACCTGGCCGAGTACGTGTCGCTCGACGTGGAGCTGGGCTTCATCGACGACCACCGCGACGTCCTCGCCGTGCTGCGCGACGTGCTCGCCGGGATGATCGACGCCGTTCGCGGCGGAGCCGCCGAGGCGGGCGCGCGCCTACCCGAGGTGCCCGAGCGGATACCGGTGATCCACTTCCGGGACGCCCTCGCGCTCGTGGGCGCCGACCCGGACGAGCCCGACCTGGCGCCCGAACACGAGCGGCGCATCGGGCGGTGGGCGGTCCGGGAGTTCGGATCGGACTTCGTCGCCGTCGAGGGGTTCCCGGCGCGCAAGCGCCCCTTCTACACGCACCCCGAGCCCGGCGACGCCGGCTGGACGAACTCATTCGACCTGCTGTTCCGGGGCTTGGAGCTCGTGACCGGTGGCCAGCGGCTGCACGAGTACGCCGACTACGCGCGTGCGCTGGCCGACCGGGGCGAACCCACCGACGCGTACGAGCCGTACCTGCAGGCGTTCCGCCACGGCATGCCGCCGCACGGCGGGTTCGCGATCGGGCTGGAGCGCTGGACCGCGCGGCTGGTCGGAGCGGACAACATCCGGCGCACGACGCTGTTCCCCCGCGACCTGCACCGGCTGACCCCCTGA
- a CDS encoding thioredoxin family protein — MIVKVSDATFEELVLRAELPVLLDFTADWCPPCKMIKPVLAELADELAGRLVVAEMDVDVNPRTAQAAGVLGMPTLNLYLGGKVATQVVGARPKVAIMRAIEAHLPVTTG, encoded by the coding sequence ATGATCGTCAAGGTGTCCGACGCCACCTTCGAGGAGCTCGTGCTGCGCGCCGAGCTGCCCGTGCTGCTGGACTTCACCGCCGACTGGTGCCCGCCGTGCAAGATGATCAAGCCGGTGCTCGCCGAGCTCGCCGACGAGCTGGCCGGGCGGCTGGTCGTCGCCGAGATGGACGTCGACGTCAACCCGCGCACCGCGCAGGCAGCAGGCGTGCTCGGGATGCCCACCCTGAACCTCTACCTCGGCGGGAAGGTCGCCACGCAGGTCGTCGGCGCGCGGCCGAAGGTGGCGATCATGCGTGCGATCGAGGCCCACCTCCCGGTCACGACCGGGTAG
- a CDS encoding sensor histidine kinase, protein MLRVEDLRSLPLFGDLSDDQITQLVAAGTVVRIEPGVELFHEGEPADAWWALVDGAIELSRRADREETVVGRMDVPGRWAGGFRAWDEGGVYLATGRGQVAGRVLRVPAAALAELARAWFPFGSHLISGLYRTARSIESTARQHQSLVALGTLAAGIAHQINNPAAAATRAIDELDATYRTLVSSQVLLAGDELSARQFAALDALRAELGSRPAASDPLTVSDLEGDLEVWLADHGVEREWLLAPALAAAGADIAWCERVAAAIGGPALGPGLEWVASTLSATALLAELKESTARISELVATVKSYSQMDRASLQRVDVTSGLDSTVAMLGDRIGGGVTVVRDYGSDVRPIDAYASELNQVWTNLIDNALDAMDGSGTLRLTVRADGDAVAVSIADTGPGMSPQVAERAFDAFFSTKDVGKGTGLGLDIARRIVVERHGGTITIDSRPGATTLHVRLPRSGVAAGS, encoded by the coding sequence GTGCTGCGCGTCGAGGACCTCCGCTCGCTGCCGTTGTTCGGCGACCTGTCCGACGACCAGATCACGCAGCTGGTCGCGGCCGGCACCGTCGTCCGGATCGAGCCCGGTGTCGAGCTGTTCCACGAGGGCGAGCCTGCGGACGCCTGGTGGGCGCTGGTGGACGGCGCGATCGAGCTGAGCCGTCGCGCCGACCGCGAGGAGACGGTGGTCGGCCGGATGGACGTGCCCGGCAGGTGGGCGGGCGGGTTCCGCGCCTGGGACGAGGGCGGCGTCTACCTCGCGACGGGCCGCGGACAGGTCGCCGGGCGGGTGCTCCGGGTGCCCGCCGCGGCGCTGGCCGAGCTTGCGAGGGCCTGGTTCCCCTTCGGCAGCCACCTGATCAGCGGGCTCTACCGCACGGCGCGCTCGATCGAGTCGACCGCGCGCCAGCACCAGTCGCTGGTGGCACTGGGCACGCTCGCCGCGGGTATCGCCCATCAGATCAACAACCCGGCCGCGGCCGCCACCAGGGCGATCGACGAGCTCGATGCGACGTACCGGACCCTCGTGTCGTCGCAGGTCCTGCTCGCCGGCGACGAGCTCTCCGCCCGGCAGTTCGCCGCGCTGGACGCCCTTCGCGCCGAGCTCGGCTCCCGCCCGGCCGCCTCGGACCCGCTCACCGTGTCCGACCTGGAGGGCGACCTCGAGGTCTGGCTCGCCGACCACGGTGTCGAGCGGGAGTGGCTCCTCGCCCCGGCGCTCGCCGCGGCGGGCGCCGACATCGCCTGGTGCGAGCGGGTGGCCGCCGCGATCGGCGGACCGGCACTCGGGCCCGGCCTGGAGTGGGTGGCGAGCACGCTGTCGGCCACCGCGCTGCTCGCCGAGCTCAAGGAGTCGACCGCCCGGATCTCCGAGCTGGTCGCCACCGTGAAGTCCTACTCCCAGATGGACCGCGCGTCGCTGCAGCGCGTCGACGTGACGAGTGGGCTCGACAGCACGGTCGCGATGCTCGGCGACCGGATCGGCGGCGGCGTCACCGTCGTCCGCGACTACGGGTCCGACGTGCGTCCGATCGACGCCTATGCGAGCGAGCTGAACCAGGTCTGGACCAACCTGATCGACAACGCGCTCGACGCGATGGACGGCTCGGGAACGCTCCGGCTGACGGTGCGCGCCGACGGCGACGCCGTGGCGGTGTCGATCGCCGACACCGGGCCGGGCATGTCGCCGCAGGTGGCGGAGCGCGCGTTCGACGCGTTCTTCTCGACCAAGGACGTCGGCAAGGGCACGGGCCTCGGCCTCGACATCGCGCGGCGCATCGTCGTGGAGCGCCACGGCGGCACCATCACGATCGACTCCCGCCCGGGCGCGACCACCCTGCACGTCCGGCTACCTCGCTCGGGTGTCGCAGCCGGGTCGTGA
- a CDS encoding MFS transporter: MSGDRLVTLFLGWVGVRAVLHNGWWLVTSFYMVVDAQLSPAQLLVIAAAQGIASMIFEVPAGVLADAVSRKWAIVVAHPLMAVAMITTGLFPDFVPLLLAQMLWGISWTFSSGADIAWITDELDRPELIDRVLARQARRQLLGAVVGMLGVGGLAALVGRQSAIVAAGVLMLALGAAVAFAFPERNFTPIRTGRLRVSLDIARRGARLAVRDRTILALVVVTVLVNGAADSFGRIYPLQLHALGFPAGGPGTVWSTVLGIGALVIGALSLRAVEQRIYGERGARGAMLLACAAGVLGLGMLGLAPDLTTALVAVLVASGVAMPLVRTVTTIWVNRRTSSDVRATVHSFLAQAEYGGEILCAGLLAALSGVLGSAGAFIFTAALFGASMLVISLGRRARVTTTGARR; this comes from the coding sequence ATGAGCGGCGACAGGCTCGTCACCCTGTTCCTCGGATGGGTCGGCGTCCGAGCCGTGCTGCACAACGGCTGGTGGCTCGTCACGAGCTTCTACATGGTCGTCGACGCGCAGCTGTCACCCGCGCAGCTGCTGGTGATCGCCGCGGCCCAGGGCATCGCCTCCATGATCTTCGAGGTGCCGGCCGGGGTGCTCGCGGACGCGGTGAGCCGCAAGTGGGCGATCGTGGTCGCCCATCCCCTGATGGCGGTCGCGATGATCACGACCGGCCTGTTCCCGGACTTCGTGCCGCTGCTGCTCGCGCAGATGCTGTGGGGGATCTCCTGGACGTTCTCCAGCGGAGCCGACATCGCGTGGATCACCGACGAGCTGGACCGGCCGGAGCTCATCGACCGGGTGCTCGCCCGACAGGCGCGCCGGCAGCTCCTCGGGGCGGTCGTCGGCATGCTCGGCGTCGGCGGTCTCGCTGCCCTGGTGGGGCGGCAGTCCGCGATCGTGGCCGCCGGAGTCCTGATGCTCGCCCTGGGAGCAGCGGTCGCGTTCGCCTTCCCGGAACGCAACTTCACGCCGATCCGCACAGGTCGCCTGCGCGTGTCGCTCGACATCGCCCGGCGCGGGGCCCGGCTCGCCGTCCGCGACCGGACGATCCTCGCCCTCGTCGTCGTCACCGTGCTCGTCAACGGCGCCGCCGACTCCTTCGGGCGCATCTACCCGCTCCAGCTGCACGCCCTCGGCTTCCCCGCCGGCGGTCCGGGAACGGTGTGGTCCACCGTTCTGGGCATCGGTGCCCTCGTCATCGGCGCCCTGTCGCTCCGCGCCGTGGAACAGCGGATCTACGGCGAGCGAGGCGCCCGGGGCGCCATGCTCCTGGCCTGCGCCGCGGGCGTCCTCGGCCTGGGCATGCTCGGGCTCGCCCCGGACCTCACCACCGCGCTGGTCGCGGTGCTCGTCGCATCCGGGGTCGCCATGCCGCTGGTGCGCACGGTCACGACGATCTGGGTCAACCGCCGCACGTCGAGCGACGTCCGCGCGACCGTCCACTCCTTCCTGGCCCAGGCGGAGTACGGGGGCGAGATCCTCTGCGCCGGGCTCCTGGCGGCCCTGTCCGGCGTCCTCGGTTCCGCTGGGGCGTTCATCTTCACGGCGGCCCTTTTCGGCGCCAGCATGCTCGTGATCTCGCTGGGACGTCGTGCACGAGTCACGACAACCGGGGCGAGGCGGTGA
- a CDS encoding TetR/AcrR family transcriptional regulator, translated as MTVDRPLRAHARRNQARVVAAAREVFAEAGPEASLNEIARRAEVGPGTLYRHFPTRRALQIAVLRDRIEALCGRGDELLTSASPDDALAEWLRAFLAHARSGQGLGGAVMTVAPDELGFDCHERIMDTAARLLGNAQRSGSARADLSPGDLLQLVVGIALATAQTDDADEPDRLLGIVLDAVSQRRRGGGSAQ; from the coding sequence ATGACCGTGGACCGGCCGCTGCGGGCCCACGCACGCCGCAACCAGGCGCGCGTCGTCGCCGCCGCCCGCGAGGTGTTCGCCGAAGCGGGCCCGGAGGCGTCCCTCAACGAGATCGCCCGCAGGGCCGAGGTCGGACCGGGCACGCTCTACCGGCACTTCCCCACTCGCCGTGCCCTGCAGATCGCGGTGCTCCGCGACCGGATCGAGGCGCTGTGCGGCCGGGGTGACGAGCTGCTGACCTCCGCCTCACCGGATGACGCGCTGGCCGAGTGGCTGCGTGCCTTCCTCGCGCATGCGCGCAGCGGCCAGGGCCTCGGCGGGGCGGTGATGACCGTCGCGCCGGACGAGCTGGGCTTCGACTGCCACGAGCGGATCATGGACACGGCCGCCCGGCTGCTCGGCAACGCCCAGCGCTCGGGTTCGGCTCGCGCCGATCTCTCACCCGGCGATCTCCTGCAGCTCGTGGTCGGGATCGCGCTGGCGACTGCTCAGACCGACGACGCGGACGAGCCGGACCGGCTGCTGGGGATCGTGCTCGACGCCGTGTCCCAGCGGCGTCGCGGGGGAGGGTCTGCCCAGTAG
- a CDS encoding pentapeptide repeat-containing protein yields the protein MDQGDDREYIDLDLSEVRPGDEPWRRRRFVRCSFAEADLRGLATESCTFDDCDFTGADLGESVHRGGAFRSCRMVRATLGGSAFRGCSLLGTSLIDSRLRPITFSDCDLTLAALGRADLRDTDLSGLRLREANLVEADLRGADLQGADLTGARLLRARLDGADLRGARIDPDGLVQARLAGAAVDVEQAIAFAAAHGLRVA from the coding sequence GTGGATCAGGGGGACGACCGCGAGTACATCGATCTCGACCTGTCGGAGGTGCGTCCGGGCGACGAGCCGTGGCGGCGGCGCAGGTTCGTGCGCTGCAGCTTCGCGGAGGCGGACCTGCGGGGGCTCGCCACCGAGTCGTGCACCTTCGACGACTGCGACTTCACTGGCGCCGATCTCGGTGAGTCCGTCCACCGGGGCGGCGCCTTCCGGTCCTGCCGGATGGTGCGGGCCACGCTCGGCGGCTCGGCGTTCCGCGGGTGCTCGCTGCTCGGCACGTCGCTGATCGACTCGCGGCTGCGGCCGATCACCTTCAGCGACTGCGACCTCACACTCGCCGCCCTCGGCCGCGCCGACCTGCGGGACACGGACCTGTCGGGGCTGCGGCTGCGCGAGGCGAACCTGGTGGAGGCCGACCTGCGGGGCGCGGACCTGCAGGGCGCCGACCTGACCGGTGCCCGCCTGCTGCGAGCCCGGCTGGACGGCGCCGATCTGCGCGGAGCACGCATCGATCCCGACGGCCTCGTGCAGGCGCGGCTGGCCGGGGCCGCGGTGGACGTCGAGCAGGCGATCGCGTTCGCGGCCGCCCACGGACTCCGAGTCGCCTGA